A DNA window from Verrucomicrobiia bacterium contains the following coding sequences:
- the pilM gene encoding pilus assembly protein PilM, whose product MKGILNQRGGGTLLGLAFEGHRLRAAALRRSNGRIEVLKTAWVPLSLDLLTNDPQLVGREIRQQLDAAGFRERRCAVCLPPDWLLTLSVRLPDLSEDDLRSFLELEAERGFPFGTESMVLAESRFRTPEGEVWATLVAVTRDHVARLEEVLAAAQLRPVTFSSGLAALPRMAESPDEGTMTLLPDDGGLGVLVTYGGGMAVLRRVEGVYETESGGPALRPDVLTRELRITLGQLPTSVRAGLRRVRVFGGDEAVEELFEEMQLKAASWKLSVEWVRELPVDAFPAVLPSGTPVSTALCLAARQLTASLPGVELLPPKVSRWERLAARYASRKLAWTASAAGALALLTAGSFGVQQVGLWHWGSRWSVMARQVGEIEAMQQQIRLYRPWYDDSVRSLKVLRRLTEAFPEDGRVWARSVEMRGPTSVVCSGTARDREALLQARTRLGAAPEIDDLKTEQMRGEGPVEFTFNFQWTDGGGQ is encoded by the coding sequence ATGAAGGGGATTCTGAATCAACGCGGCGGGGGAACCCTGCTCGGACTGGCATTTGAAGGGCATCGGCTGCGGGCGGCGGCCCTGCGTCGGAGCAACGGGCGGATCGAGGTGCTCAAGACCGCTTGGGTCCCGCTTTCGCTCGATCTGCTGACCAACGATCCCCAGTTGGTCGGGCGCGAGATCCGGCAGCAACTGGACGCGGCGGGATTCCGGGAGCGGCGATGCGCGGTATGCCTGCCGCCCGACTGGCTGCTGACTCTTTCCGTGCGGCTACCGGATCTCAGCGAGGACGATCTGCGGAGTTTTCTCGAACTCGAGGCCGAGCGGGGCTTTCCCTTCGGAACGGAGTCGATGGTGCTGGCCGAGTCGCGGTTCCGGACGCCGGAAGGCGAGGTCTGGGCGACGTTGGTCGCCGTGACCCGGGACCATGTGGCCCGGTTGGAGGAGGTCCTGGCGGCGGCGCAATTGCGTCCGGTGACGTTCTCGTCGGGTTTGGCGGCGCTGCCCCGGATGGCGGAAAGCCCGGACGAGGGGACCATGACCCTCCTTCCGGACGACGGCGGGCTCGGGGTGCTGGTGACCTACGGGGGCGGCATGGCGGTGTTGAGGCGTGTCGAGGGCGTGTACGAGACGGAGTCCGGAGGTCCCGCCCTGCGGCCCGACGTGCTGACGCGGGAACTGCGGATCACCCTGGGCCAGTTGCCCACATCCGTGCGGGCGGGGCTTCGCCGGGTGCGGGTGTTCGGGGGCGATGAGGCGGTGGAGGAATTATTCGAGGAGATGCAGCTCAAGGCGGCGTCCTGGAAGCTGTCGGTGGAATGGGTCCGGGAACTGCCGGTGGATGCGTTTCCGGCGGTGCTGCCGTCGGGAACGCCGGTGAGCACGGCGTTGTGCCTGGCGGCGCGCCAGTTGACGGCGAGTCTTCCCGGGGTGGAACTGCTTCCCCCGAAGGTGAGCCGGTGGGAGCGATTGGCGGCGCGGTATGCCTCCCGGAAACTGGCGTGGACGGCCAGCGCGGCGGGAGCCTTGGCTCTTCTGACCGCAGGCAGCTTCGGAGTGCAGCAGGTGGGCCTCTGGCACTGGGGATCCCGGTGGTCGGTGATGGCGAGGCAGGTGGGTGAGATCGAGGCCATGCAGCAGCAGATCCGCCTTTACCGGCCCTGGTACGACGATTCCGTCCGGTCCCTGAAAGTGCTGCGGCGCCTGACCGAGGCGTTTCCGGAGGACGGGCGGGTTTGGGCGCGGAGCGTCGAGATGCGGGGTCCGACGTCGGTGGTGTGCAGCGGAACGGCGCGGGATCGCGAAGCCCTACTGCAGGCGCGGACCCGTTTGGGGGCAGCCCCGGAGATCGACGATTTGAAGACCGAACAGATGCGGGGCGAGGGGCCGGTGGAGTTCACCTTCAACTTTCAGTGGACGGACGGAGGAGGCCAATGA
- a CDS encoding general secretion pathway protein GspK, with protein sequence MNGPSCHPGKAGGGGRGAGPRTRERGAVLVIVLWVAFGLVSLTLYFAHSMGMELRAADHRSSGLAAEQAIAGAARYVTNVLHLATVSGRLPDRWSYRAEAVPVGEATFWLIGRGDASDGANRLYFELVDESSRLNLNAASIEVLQWLPRMTPELAAAIVDWRDTDSEPSPGGAEDEVYLRLNPPYRCKNGPFESVEELRLVHGMDLEILFGEDTNWNGVLDANENDGEASPPFDNRDGRLDPGLIEYVTVSSREPAMTPTGTARLDLSADGIDEAAVGSLLQERFGTERGNEILARLGALAEGFGSVLQFYIRSGMTADELAQVEEDIRVAGPEGDWGKVNVNTASETVLACLPGIGPENAPTLVAHRRSLNLDVPTLAWVTEVLGEEDAIRAGPYLTGRSYQFSADIAAVGPYGRGYRRERWVFDTEGGTVRMVARRDLTHLGWALGPETRRELLLTGGAR encoded by the coding sequence ATGAACGGGCCGAGTTGCCATCCAGGGAAGGCGGGGGGCGGGGGGCGGGGGGCGGGGCCCCGGACCCGGGAGCGGGGCGCGGTCCTGGTGATTGTGCTGTGGGTGGCCTTCGGACTGGTGAGCCTGACGCTGTACTTTGCCCATTCGATGGGGATGGAACTGCGGGCTGCGGACCACCGGAGTTCGGGGCTGGCGGCGGAACAGGCGATCGCCGGTGCAGCCCGGTATGTGACCAATGTCCTGCATCTTGCCACCGTATCCGGCCGGTTGCCGGATCGATGGAGTTATCGGGCCGAGGCGGTGCCGGTGGGCGAGGCGACGTTCTGGCTGATCGGGCGTGGGGACGCGTCGGATGGCGCGAACCGGCTCTATTTCGAACTCGTGGACGAGTCTTCGCGGCTGAATCTGAATGCCGCCAGCATCGAGGTCCTCCAGTGGCTGCCGCGGATGACGCCGGAGCTGGCGGCGGCGATCGTGGACTGGCGGGACACCGATTCGGAGCCTTCACCGGGGGGCGCCGAGGACGAGGTGTACCTGCGGTTGAACCCGCCCTACCGGTGCAAGAACGGTCCGTTCGAATCGGTGGAGGAGCTTCGGTTGGTGCACGGCATGGACCTCGAGATCCTGTTTGGGGAGGACACCAACTGGAACGGGGTGCTGGATGCCAACGAAAACGACGGCGAGGCGTCGCCGCCCTTCGACAACCGGGACGGGCGGCTGGATCCAGGGTTGATCGAGTACGTGACCGTATCCAGCCGTGAACCGGCGATGACCCCGACGGGAACGGCCCGGCTGGACCTTTCGGCGGACGGCATCGATGAGGCGGCGGTGGGATCGCTGCTGCAGGAGCGTTTCGGGACGGAGCGCGGCAATGAGATCCTGGCGCGGTTGGGCGCGCTGGCGGAAGGCTTCGGGAGCGTCCTGCAGTTCTATATCCGGTCGGGCATGACGGCCGACGAACTGGCGCAGGTGGAGGAGGACATCCGGGTGGCCGGCCCGGAGGGCGATTGGGGCAAGGTCAATGTGAACACGGCCAGCGAGACGGTGCTGGCCTGTCTGCCTGGCATCGGTCCGGAGAACGCGCCCACGCTGGTCGCGCATCGGCGGTCCCTCAACCTGGATGTGCCGACGTTGGCCTGGGTGACCGAGGTCCTGGGCGAGGAGGACGCGATCCGGGCCGGCCCGTATCTCACGGGGCGCAGCTACCAGTTCAGCGCGGACATTGCGGCGGTGGGCCCTTATGGGCGCGGGTATCGGCGGGAGCGATGGGTGTTCGACACCGAAGGCGGCACGGTGCGGATGGTGGCGCGACGGGATCTGACGCACCTGGGGTGGGCGTTGGGGCCGGAGACGAGGCGGGAACTGCTGCTGACGGGAGGCGCACGATGA
- a CDS encoding type II secretion system protein GspJ: protein MNLPAIQPWPRRSGFTLLEVMLAVAVAAFVLVAINGVFFGGLQLRNRATRTFEEALPLERTLNLLRRDLAGIVPPRGLLSGALQTSGSRVLELGQVSPDFHTATGALTDRHPWSEVQRVAYLLVDPGSREAAGQDLVRSVRRNLLAPVEDTPEWQRLLGGVERLDFSYYDGSQWRTDWDSTIEEIPLPAAIRVELQLAAPGNRGELPPLIELVVPLPVDGRTNTLSAAEGGGGR from the coding sequence GTGAACCTGCCCGCGATCCAACCGTGGCCAAGGAGGAGCGGCTTCACCCTGCTGGAGGTGATGCTGGCGGTGGCGGTGGCGGCCTTCGTGCTGGTGGCGATCAACGGGGTTTTCTTCGGGGGCTTGCAGCTTCGGAACCGGGCGACCCGCACCTTCGAGGAGGCGTTGCCCCTGGAGCGGACGTTGAACCTGTTGCGGCGCGATCTGGCGGGGATTGTGCCTCCCCGGGGATTGCTGTCCGGCGCGCTGCAGACCTCCGGGTCCCGGGTGTTGGAACTTGGACAGGTCAGCCCCGACTTCCACACCGCGACGGGGGCCCTGACCGATCGACACCCGTGGTCGGAGGTGCAACGGGTGGCCTATCTCCTTGTGGATCCTGGTTCCCGGGAGGCGGCGGGCCAGGACCTGGTGCGGTCGGTGAGGCGCAATCTCCTGGCGCCGGTGGAGGACACGCCGGAGTGGCAACGGTTGCTGGGCGGGGTCGAGCGGCTCGACTTCTCCTACTACGACGGCAGCCAGTGGCGGACGGATTGGGACTCGACGATCGAGGAGATTCCGCTGCCGGCGGCGATCCGGGTCGAACTGCAACTGGCGGCGCCGGGGAACCGCGGCGAACTGCCGCCCCTGATCGAACTGGTGGTGCCCCTGCCGGTGGACGGCAGGACCAACACGCTTTCGGCGGCCGAAGGAGGAGGCGGGCGATGA
- a CDS encoding type II secretion system protein, whose product MRAGSVRGFTLAEVLAALLFMAIVIPVAVEGLRVAQRAGQVGHRKAVAARVGERILNEWLVTGAQAAGQPSGAVLDGVFEYRWTVRTEPWSEDAMRQVTVEVAYRVQDQEYAVRLSTLVDPYVL is encoded by the coding sequence GTGCGGGCGGGATCGGTCCGGGGATTCACCCTGGCCGAGGTGCTCGCGGCGCTGTTGTTCATGGCCATCGTGATCCCGGTGGCCGTGGAAGGGCTGCGGGTGGCGCAACGGGCCGGGCAGGTCGGGCATCGCAAGGCGGTGGCCGCGCGGGTGGGAGAGCGCATTCTGAACGAGTGGCTGGTGACGGGGGCCCAGGCGGCCGGTCAGCCCAGCGGCGCCGTTCTGGACGGCGTCTTCGAGTATCGGTGGACGGTCCGGACCGAGCCGTGGTCGGAGGATGCGATGCGACAGGTGACGGTGGAGGTGGCGTACCGGGTTCAGGACCAGGAGTACGCGGTACGGCTGAGCACGCTGGTGGACCCTTACGTACTGTGA
- the gspG gene encoding type II secretion system major pseudopilin GspG: MGRSVPGSQGGAGLPSRHGQRGFTLIELLLVLVILGILAAIVVPKFSGRTEQARITAAQSQIATFGTALDAFEVDNGHYPRGRDGLLDLVEQPRDARDWKGPYMRGDIPDDPWGRPYLYESPGRRNVSSYDLWSVGPDGQDGTDDDITNFQSSR; this comes from the coding sequence ATGGGTCGCAGTGTTCCGGGCTCCCAGGGTGGCGCCGGGCTGCCGTCGCGTCACGGCCAGCGCGGTTTCACCCTGATCGAGCTGCTGCTGGTGCTGGTGATCCTTGGCATCCTGGCGGCCATCGTCGTGCCCAAGTTCTCCGGCCGCACCGAGCAGGCACGGATCACGGCGGCGCAGTCGCAGATCGCCACCTTCGGCACCGCACTCGACGCGTTCGAGGTGGACAACGGCCACTATCCGCGCGGGCGGGACGGTCTGCTGGACCTGGTGGAGCAACCCCGGGACGCCAGGGACTGGAAGGGCCCGTACATGCGCGGCGACATTCCCGACGACCCATGGGGGCGCCCCTATCTCTACGAGAGCCCGGGACGCCGGAACGTGTCGTCGTACGATCTTTGGTCCGTGGGGCCCGACGGGCAGGACGGAACCGACGATGACATCACGAACTTCCAGTCGAGCCGGTAG
- a CDS encoding type II secretion system F family protein codes for MPVFEYRALQPDGSLTQGRVEAGGRQEALRRMAVQRLRPVSLVESRGDGSAAKGGKPGSGADGSRPAGGAGSVGAWFGSQRITPRALENFTRLLSSLLAAGVPLSRALVILHREGSTPAACAKWKEIHDRVVDGMPLAGAMALSPETFPRVYVAMVEAGETGGFLDVVLAQIADFQAREKEMRGKVAAALLYPVILLILALGVLVFLLVFFIPRFQGIFAGFGAQLPLLTQAIVSVSEAMRGYGLFLAAGAAVVGVMVRQWLVSPAGRRHWEGAILRMPVLGGLVAQFAMARFCRMLGTLLGAGVPLINGLNVARRSIGNQILVDAVSLSIERVKEGKALGASLADSRGLFPGSVLEMISVAEESGRLDRELVRLADVTEGDLDRQLRMAVALAEPLMLFAIAGFIGTIFIGMVIPIFTLQDYIK; via the coding sequence ATGCCTGTCTTCGAGTATCGCGCCCTTCAACCCGACGGGAGCCTCACCCAGGGTCGGGTCGAGGCGGGCGGGCGTCAGGAGGCCCTGCGTCGGATGGCGGTCCAGCGCCTTCGCCCGGTCAGTCTGGTGGAGAGCCGTGGGGACGGTTCCGCTGCGAAAGGCGGGAAGCCGGGTTCGGGGGCGGACGGGAGCCGTCCGGCGGGCGGGGCTGGATCGGTCGGGGCATGGTTTGGATCGCAGCGCATCACCCCCCGGGCGCTGGAGAACTTCACCCGGCTGCTTTCCAGCCTGCTGGCCGCCGGGGTGCCATTGAGCCGGGCCCTGGTGATTCTGCATCGGGAGGGGAGCACCCCGGCGGCGTGCGCGAAATGGAAGGAGATCCACGACCGGGTGGTGGACGGCATGCCGCTGGCGGGGGCGATGGCCCTTTCGCCGGAGACGTTTCCGCGGGTGTATGTCGCGATGGTGGAAGCCGGCGAGACGGGCGGGTTCCTTGACGTCGTGCTGGCGCAGATCGCGGACTTCCAGGCGCGGGAGAAGGAGATGCGGGGAAAGGTGGCGGCGGCGCTGCTCTACCCGGTGATTCTCCTGATCCTGGCCCTGGGCGTGCTGGTCTTTCTGCTGGTGTTTTTCATCCCGCGATTCCAGGGGATTTTCGCGGGCTTCGGCGCCCAGTTGCCCCTGTTGACGCAGGCGATTGTTTCGGTCAGCGAGGCGATGCGCGGGTACGGCCTGTTTCTGGCGGCGGGGGCTGCGGTCGTGGGCGTGATGGTCCGGCAGTGGCTGGTATCGCCCGCCGGTCGTCGCCACTGGGAAGGGGCGATCCTGCGGATGCCGGTGCTCGGGGGGTTGGTGGCCCAGTTCGCCATGGCACGCTTCTGCCGGATGCTGGGGACGCTGCTGGGCGCGGGTGTTCCGCTGATCAACGGGTTGAATGTGGCGCGGCGCTCGATCGGGAACCAGATCCTCGTGGATGCCGTCTCGCTGTCGATCGAGCGGGTGAAGGAGGGCAAGGCGCTTGGCGCGAGTCTGGCCGATTCGCGCGGGCTGTTCCCGGGATCGGTCCTCGAGATGATCTCGGTGGCGGAGGAGAGCGGGCGGCTGGATCGCGAGCTGGTCCGGCTGGCGGATGTCACCGAGGGTGACCTCGATCGCCAGTTGCGGATGGCGGTGGCGCTGGCCGAACCCCTGATGCTGTTCGCCATCGCCGGCTTCATCGGCACGATTTTCATCGGCATGGTCATCCCGATCTTCACGCTTCAGGACTACATCAAATGA
- a CDS encoding type II/IV secretion system protein produces the protein MPEPLHKMVEARQLSAADAEEWRDRWGSGEGVGAGEEEILRWVAREYGVGFSTLDGVEPDKQVLSLFPARLLLKDELLPLRRVNGSVEVATSRLFATQPLDTLKTLTGLRLQPLLAPSEAIQREMKKHLGVGADTIDTLDEEAPLQVVDDEADEDTNLDNAAEDASIIRFVNQVLRDAIELRTSDIHLEPFENELRIRYRIDGVLQEIPVPAQIKRFQPAIVSRVKILSHLNIAEKRLPQDGRIKIRLDDSEVDIRVSVIPMLHGEAVVLRLLRQNATFRGMDSLGMDAPGLASFRRVLGLPHGIVLVTGPTGSGKTSTLYTALHEINDSVRKIITIEDPIEYQLRGVNQIQVSEKAGLTFAKGLRSILRHDPDVILVGEIRDQETAQIAVQASLTGHLVFSTLHTNDAPGALTRLVDMGVEPYLVASSLEAVLAQRLVRVLCPACKEEDVRPAAMVVREQLGMPREERIFRAVGCRECRKTGYHGRRAIFEWMDTDPEIRRLILKNVSSDVLREAARRAGMRSLAEDGWRLVRLGLTTPEEVLRVTKDQALGGESADNVADLPSAEAA, from the coding sequence GCGTTGGGTTTTCGACCCTGGACGGGGTGGAACCCGACAAGCAGGTGCTGTCGTTGTTCCCTGCGCGACTCCTGTTGAAGGACGAACTGCTTCCCCTGCGGCGGGTCAACGGGAGTGTCGAGGTGGCGACGAGCCGCCTGTTCGCCACCCAGCCCCTGGACACCCTGAAGACCCTGACCGGACTTCGGCTGCAACCGTTGCTGGCTCCTTCGGAGGCCATCCAGCGGGAGATGAAGAAGCATCTCGGCGTGGGGGCCGACACCATCGACACCCTCGATGAGGAGGCGCCGCTCCAGGTGGTGGACGACGAGGCGGACGAGGACACCAACCTCGACAACGCCGCCGAGGACGCCTCGATCATCCGATTCGTGAACCAGGTTCTGCGGGATGCCATCGAACTCCGCACCTCGGACATCCATCTCGAGCCCTTCGAGAACGAATTGCGGATCCGGTACCGGATCGACGGCGTGCTGCAGGAGATTCCGGTGCCGGCCCAGATCAAGCGGTTCCAGCCGGCGATCGTCTCGCGGGTCAAGATTCTCAGCCACCTCAACATCGCCGAGAAGCGCCTGCCCCAGGACGGGCGCATCAAGATCCGGCTCGACGACAGCGAAGTGGACATCCGCGTCTCGGTGATCCCGATGCTCCACGGGGAAGCGGTGGTGCTGCGTCTGCTCCGGCAGAACGCCACCTTCCGGGGGATGGACTCACTGGGGATGGACGCCCCGGGACTGGCGTCCTTCCGGCGTGTGCTGGGACTGCCCCATGGGATTGTCCTGGTGACCGGTCCGACCGGCAGCGGCAAGACCTCGACCCTTTATACGGCGCTCCACGAGATCAACGACTCGGTCCGGAAGATCATCACCATCGAGGATCCGATCGAATACCAGCTCCGGGGGGTCAACCAGATCCAGGTCTCGGAGAAGGCGGGACTGACCTTCGCCAAGGGGCTGCGGTCCATCCTGCGGCACGATCCCGATGTGATCCTGGTGGGCGAGATCCGGGATCAGGAGACGGCCCAGATTGCGGTGCAGGCTTCGCTGACCGGTCACCTGGTGTTCTCCACCCTGCACACCAACGACGCCCCCGGGGCGCTGACCCGGCTGGTGGACATGGGGGTCGAGCCGTACCTGGTGGCATCGTCGCTCGAGGCGGTGCTGGCGCAGCGCCTGGTCCGCGTGCTGTGTCCGGCGTGCAAGGAGGAGGATGTGCGACCGGCGGCCATGGTGGTCCGCGAACAACTCGGGATGCCGCGGGAGGAGCGCATCTTCCGCGCGGTCGGATGCCGCGAATGCCGGAAGACGGGGTATCACGGGCGCCGGGCGATTTTCGAGTGGATGGACACCGACCCGGAGATCCGGCGGCTCATCCTGAAGAATGTTTCGAGTGACGTGCTTCGGGAGGCGGCCCGGCGTGCCGGGATGCGTTCGCTGGCGGAGGATGGCTGGCGTCTTGTCCGGCTGGGTCTCACCACCCCGGAGGAGGTGCTGCGGGTGACCAAGGATCAGGCCCTGGGCGGGGAGTCGGCGGACAATGTGGCTGACCTTCCGTCGGCCGAGGCAGCGTAA